Part of the Perognathus longimembris pacificus isolate PPM17 chromosome 1, ASM2315922v1, whole genome shotgun sequence genome, CTGCAACACTGCTCAGAAGTCCAAGTTCAGAGTTCCCTCTGAGGCTTCAGGTGAACTCTGACTTGTAAACCATTGTAAAAATCAAGCAAATATAGACTTACAAGGTACAGTGGTACAGACAGAAGGGATGAGATCAAGTGTGactggaacccagagcctggcccagtccttagcttttttttttcttttctgcatccatggggcttgaattcagggcctgggcgctgtccctgagctttttcactcaaggctagtgctctgtcacttggagTCAcataccatttctggttttctggtagttaattggagataagagtcttacggactttcctgcctgggctggctttgaactttgatcctcagatctcagcctcctgagtagctaggattatggattatacggtgagccaccagtgtccagctgatGCCTCATTTTGTTAGCTTTCTGTTGCATGCCCTTGACCTCTCATTATGTATAATTACAACAGGCTTCTAACCTAATTTAGTTTAATTTCATGCTAAATTTGTGGGCTACTTTATATGTTCATTGGTTAAATGCTTTTTTCCatttagaaatgaagaaatgagtaaCTAGAAGTTAGGTGATGTGGCTGAcaactgtaattttagctacttagtaggATGAGATTAAGAGGATCATAGCTAGAAGCCATCCTAGGCAAGAAACGGTTCAGAAGACCTATTTTCAACCAAGagttctggctgggaatgtggcctagtggtagagtgcttgcctagcaagcatgaagccctgggttccattcccgaGCACcacgagtgctaaccttgagcaaaaagaagccaaggacagtgctcagtccctgagtccaagccccaggactggcaaaaaaagaaaaaaaactcaaccAAGAGTTCTGTGCCTGGAAGCCGGAAATAGGAGTGGAAAGAGGCCCAGATGCCATTTCAGGCAGAAGATGAGACTTATCTCAATAATAACCAGCACAAATGGACTGGAAGTATGGTTCATGGATAAAGTACctacctagaaagcacaaggccatgGCTTCGATCCCTAGGAGGACATTAATGCATCTATATAGCACAAGACCCATcggatcttttaaaaaaaaatttttttttaaataatgagattcattgtgacattttcttgtttttatttatttatttatttatttatttatttatttatttatttatttattgccagtcctggggcttggactcagggcctgagcactgtccctggcttctttttgctcaaggctagcactctgccacttgagccacagcgccactacctatatatgtggtgctggggaattgaacccagggctttatgtatacaaggcaagtgctcttgccactaggccatattcccaactcccCATCGGGTCTTTCAATGTCATTTAAATAAAGAGAACTGGAAATTCTCACTCGTGAAAAATCTTGACAAGCCTGAGAATGATTATGGATCATCTCCAAGCTTGTTAACACATTGCCAAACTGATTCTATGTCTCCTAGCAAATTTCTCCTTGAAGATGTTGGCCTTGAAATTTTCAAGCTATTTTCCCCACATACTGCATTGGATGGCTTTGTTTTGCTGGGCTTGAAGGGAATAGCTTGAAAAACAATGATAATTTAGCACATAAGTTGTGTTCTGCAGTGCTTAAGATAGCAACCAATGTGccctgaaaagggaaaaaaatagcttgcttaaaaaaaaaaggaagtgagctTTTTAATGTCAAGCATAAATGTGGCAAAACACAATGCTAcaagaataaaggaaatgaaGAGCTTGGAAAAATTCTttggaaaagaatttttttatggTAGTCCTGGAGTTTTAACTTAGGGCCTCTAGGTTTgtttggctggcattctaccacttgaaccatatttctagcctagtttttttttttttttttgctgattatttccaAAATGGCATCTAATGAGCTTTTTTGCCTAGGGTAGCTTCAAACCGTCATCTTCTAgattagctaaaattacaagtgtgagccaccagtactaggCTAAAAGACATGATTCTTGGGCTGTggatgtaacttagtggtagagcatctgcctagtctGTGTAAGACTCTGTTTGATTCCCAGtgtttcaaaacaacaacaaataactatttttcttttttgtatgcaGTAGACATTTAAGGAAAATGGTAACATTTAATAATGCTAATGCTAGAAACATTCTTTATGATTTATCTTCTTCTTTGAAatgtagattgtgtgtgtgtgtgtgtgtgtgtgtgtgtgtgtgtgtgtgtgtgtatgtatgcaggtactggagtttaaactctgagcctgggcatggaccctgagcttcttttgcccaaggctctaccacttcagccacagctgcacttttgttttggtgattaattggatataagagtcttcaAGACTTTatgtttaggctggcttcaatctatgATCTTTAgacctgagcctcttgagtagcaaggactactggcgtgagccactggtgtctggttaCACATGAAATATTTTGTGTGTACCTATAAGAAAATATGTATCTTTGTCGCATAGCAGATGTTTAGTAAAAGCTAGACATCTAAGTaacataaagctcagagacaggaggcagtgcctaggccctgagttcaagccccaggaaaggcatacatacacacacaagcagaaaaccaaaacccaacaacgacaacaacaacaaaaaaaaaaaaccctgcgcCATCAACACTCCTTTACTGCAATCCCCAAACACTAGAAATTttggaattttaaatattttttgcatCAGGAGGTTTACAGTCACTAAAAAGAACAATTATTCATAACTTCAAAAATCAACATGCTTAATTCgatacagaggggctgggaatatggcctagtggcaagagtgcttgcctcctacacatgaagctcttggttcgattccccagcaccacatatatggaaaacggccagaaggggcgctgtggctcaggtggcagagtgctggccttgagcgggaagaagccagggacagtgctcaggccctgagtccaaggcccaggactggccaaaaaaaaaattagatacaGAACCAATCTATAGAGACTAGACTACCTGttaggttcacacacacacacaccaaaaataaaaaaagactccTAGGCCCTTTTTCCTTTACTCGTGGTAAATGACACATAACCTAAAATATAGGACTTTCCCATTGTCGGAGACTTACCTTCTCCCTGTGTTTATTTCCTGATTCACCACTAGGAGGCAGCTGGAGAGAACTCACCAACCGCGCTCCCTCACGCCTTGACTCCCCACGCATGCGCGCCTCACCTGCAGGAAGAGGGCAGGACAAAGGGGGCGTGGGCGGGGCTAATCGGTAGCGCATGCGCGGGCGTGCTTTGTGACTTCAGACAGCCGGGCCCGGTCGGGACCTGGCCCGCTGCTTGCCGAGGCGCTGCCGGAAGGAAGCGTGACGCGCGGACACGGTTCCCCGGCGGCCCGCAAgctgcctccctccctcgctcccggaGCGCGGCCCAGCAGCCGGGACGGAGGCCTGGGGCGACGCGGCGCGAGGAGCGAGGGAGGGCTGACGGGCGGGCGGGCCACGGGAGCGCCGGTTCCTATATGGCGGCGGCTCTGTCGGGCCTGGCTGTCCGGCTGTCGCGCTCGGCCGCCGCCCGCTCTTATGGGGTCTTCTGCAAGGGGCTGACCCGCACGCTGCTCATCTTCTTCGACCTGGCGTGGCGGCTGCGCATCAACTTCCCCTACCTGTACATTGTGGCTTCCATGATGCTCAACGTGCGTCTGCAGGTGAGCGAGCGAGCCGCGCCCTCCCGGGCCGTGAGCCCAGCACCCCGCTTCCTGCCGGTCCCCACAGCCCCTCAGAGAAAGGCCCAGCGCGGCCCTCGCCTTGGAGCCCACACCCCTCGTCCACGGCGGAAGCTGCGTGTGTGCTAAGTGGCGTGCATCTTTCTCCTGCAACCCTGCCGGAGAAAACAACAAATGAGGTTAACCCGCCTTCTGCGGGAGGATGCTCGGAGGCGAGGCCGGCTCCTGGCCTCCTGCGCGGCGAGGGCAGGCGAGGCCGGGGGAAGGATGCTACGGTGCTTAGGAACGTCCTGAAGAAGAGAGATTATttttgggtggggaggggtcaaagtcttagcctccagagtagctaggattacaagtgtaaaccatTGGCACTCAGGAGAATTAGTCTGTTTTAAAGTCCAAAATTGAGCTGCTTTGTGTGAGCAAGGGCTGTGGCATCCTTAAGTGATACTAGGTCACAGGAGTAGAAAACTCAAATCTTTGCAGCAGGTGGAATAAATGAGTAAAGGCTATTGCATGTGGGGCCTGAGGTGAACCAGAAAACCTGTGCCCTAGCAGGCTGGAACAATAGAAACATGGGTCCAGTGTTTGCTAGATGATGGGATCTTCAAGGGAGGTTTTTAGGTATCAAATTAATTTggacttaaaaaagaaatgtttgcttGCGAAACCAAGTGTCTGCAGGCTTTACTTGATCCTCCATCTCCCACTTTGGAACCTTATATAATTTGTAGTCCTCCATAAAATCACACAAGGAAGCCAAATGAGGAAGCGCATGCCTATTatgatagctactcaagaggcggagatcAGGGAGTTTGGGTTTGAGggcaaaagtttgtgagacctccTCTCAATAACTGAGGGTGGTagtgcacatctgtcatcctggctatAATAAGCATAatataggaggattatggtttagaTGTTGTCCAGGACAAAAAAGACCCGtctttcaaaataaccagtgcaaaaaaaaaaaaaagggccacaGGCATGACTTGGTAAACAGAAttcctgcctagtaagtgcaaagccctgagttcaatccccagtaaacCAATGTGCCCCTGCCCTTGCacaagcatgcatgcacacacacccacagacTGAGAAATTGCCTACTATACAATGCTATTATTTTTGTACTATTAGAAAACCTTTTTCATATATTCACTTCCCTATTTATGACTACTTCTTCAGCTAAGCCATTATAATCACTGCCTGGACTATTTTAAACACTTTTGTCAGGTTACATTTATGTAGCTtatgctggtctcaaactctcaatcttcctgcctcagtacTTATTGTCTAATGGTTaattacaggcatgccccaccaTGTTGGGCTATGTCACAGATCATTCCATTCTTAAGTCAGTATCTCTGGCACATGGAATGCAGTTCACTCTGCACATCTGGCTCCCATCCTTCTGCCACTTTTCATCTGGCTTGCCCCTTGCTTACTTAGCTGGCTCTTTGCTTGTATCTAGCCTTTTCCTGCCCCTGGATATTTGCACAGGCTGTTCTTTCTATCTTGAATGCTTTTTCTAGGTGCTTTGAATGGGAATACTTTTCACACTTGCATTCTTCCTTCAGGGAGGACTTTTGTGGCCATGTATCTCTATGATCTTACACCTGCTTTCTACATTACAGGAGAACTGAAGGCATGTTTGTAGTAGTCAGAGGCTCCATTTCCAGGGTGATGCTAAGGGTTTCCACATGGCTCCTTTGTTGGAGATTGAGATCATTTTGAAAGACTCTTTGGATCCAAGTTTCATAATGCAGAATGTACATGTAGTGATTTTTGGAGGATGGAAGTTAGATCGATAATGAGAGTGATGTGGGCAGTTAGAGTGCAGACATATCAATCTCAAAAGCCCATAATGAGTGACTTGATAAGCTGAATATCAGAGCTTTGAGACTGTGGAAACTGAATGGGAGCTTTTAGTTCAGGGTGCAAGGGGGCACAGGTGGAGGGTAGCTCAGAGATAAGCTCATGGCCAGGTACCTTAGGGAGGGACTCTGTTAAGAGCTCTGCCAGGGTTTTAGGCTTTATCTTGGGCATGACTGAATGCAACAGGCAACCTTTTCACATCCCTGGGGGTGAGGTGTCTAAGCACACCCATAATACTCTCATTTGCTTCTGTCAGTTCTGCAGGCTTTAGAGAGTGTGTTCATTTATGAAGCAACACTAGTTTACCTGACATGAGATCTCATCCTGGCCTCTAGTCAGGGGAGTGCATGCAGCAGGACAGAGCCTGAGAGGAAACAGCCCCAGCTCATTGCCCTTCATTTAGAGGGGCAGGTAATAAATTTCCCCATGCTTTCCCCCAAATGTCTCATTTGCAGGACAGTGAGGCATTTTAAAGAGCTTATTAGCTCTTTAGTATAAAAGTGATTGAACAGGAAAGTAgatgaaaaaaagaattgtagaccaaggggaatatggcctagtggtagagtgcttgcctagcatacatgaagccctggattcaattcctcagcaccacatatatagaaaaagccagaaggggcgctgtggctcaagaggtagagtgctagccttgagctaaaagaagccagggacaatgctcaggccctgagtcccaaaccccagcactggcaaaaaaaaaaaaaaaaaaaagaattgtagacCAACTAAAttaggggtttgtttgttttttttttggccagtcctggggcttggactcagggcctgagcactgtccctggcttctttttgctcaaggctagcactctgccacttgagccacagcgccacttctggccgttttctgtatatgtgatgctggggaattgaacccagggcctcatgtatacgaggcaagcactcttgccactaggccatattccccagccccctaaattggGGTTTTAAGGTGCTGTTTGCAAGCCAGGAATTGTGGCACATaacacacctatagtcctagctactcaggaggctgagataggtgGAGCACTGGAGCCCAGGAATTGGCGGGCAGTCATCATAAGAAGACCCTGTGGCAAGCCTTAATCATCCTGGAGTTGTTAATATTGCATTTGTTTGTGTGAAATATGAAGTACAGACAGTAAAAGGTTCTGTACGAAACAGTGAATATATATAaagcaagatttaaaaaatactccCATGAACTtgtgtactttatttatttatttatttattttggccagtcctggggcttggcctcagggcctgagtactgtccctggcactctgccacttgagccacagcaccacttctgtccattttctgtatatgtggtgctggggaattgaacccagagcctcatgtatacaaggcaagcactcttgcctctaggccatatccccagccccagcttgtgTACTTTAAAAAGctatgcctggggctgggaatatagcctagtggcaagagtgcttgaagccctaggttcgattccccagcaccacatatatagaaaatggccagaagtggtgctgtggctcaagtggcagagtgctagccttgagcaaaaaagaagccagggacagtattcaggccctgaatttaagccccaggactggccaaaaaaaagctatgCCTTAGaattatttcagttttctggCCTATGGGAAGGATCATGTACCTTAAGGCCTTTGTTCACTTGGCTTCATGGACTTGATAgatttttcctgtctgggctggctcagaaccacgatcctcaaatcttaggcCCATgggtaacttggattacaggtatgagcaccaTTACCCAGCATCAATTGACTTTTATGGGGTCAAGTGAGCTTTTCTGACTTGGGGCCTTGTTATTTATAGAAGGGCCCTCCAACTTAAAGGAGGTGAGGGCTTCTGTATCTGGGCACTGTTGatttgtttgttatttgtttgtttgcttatttagtaccagtactgaagcttgaactcagggcctggcccctgtccctgaacttattttgctcaaggctagtgttctacttgagccacagctctacttgcagctttttgggtaGCTTtggtgaagataagagtctcagactttgttGCACAggcctttggaccacaatcctcagttatcagcctcctgagtagttacgattatagatatgagccaccagcgctgggtcccaacttttatatttatttattgttggtcatgg contains:
- the LOC125366714 gene encoding salivary gland specific protein SAGSIN1 — protein: MAAALSGLAVRLSRSAAARSYGVFCKGLTRTLLIFFDLAWRLRINFPYLYIVASMMLNVRLQVHIEIH